ATcacgatggtcccttcaatatcgagatgtggagagccgACTGTATGTGGCAGCCCTAATGGCTCATTCCGATACTTCCATTCTTTTTACAGTGGGATTTGACCGCGGTTTGACAGTCAGTACAGTCAGAAGTAAACACCAAAAGCGAACTGAAAAACATGCGACAATAAGTAAATAATAGTTCCTGtggaattttgaattaaaaaaccATTCAAATTACAACCAGAAACATGAATACCGGATTATGGTTCCGCTTGCGGTATGCCTTTGAACGTTTAGAACAAATTCTGCCCAGTTTGCTCGGATTTCCTGGGAATCGATTTCCCCCCACTGGTAAGTGAATCTCATTACATCAATTTTTACGTAACATGCTTTGCTTATGCCGGACATAACAAACTGCGATTCAACTTCTCAGGTGCCCTGGCGTTAGTTGGAATCGAGGAAAGCCGACCGCCAGTTGAAACAGGGAAAACTTTCAGCATCAAGGACTTGATCGGGGATGGACTGCTGTGGGCCGTTCCGAAGCACCGTCGAACGATCGAGAAACGACTCAAGCGCAAGTACGGTACACCGGAATAcaagttgaaaattttcacccCCAAGACACACCTCCGGATTTGTACATCGTGCGGAAGTGATCACGAGGTGGGAGTGCTTTGCCCAACGTGCTACAAAAAGGTCCGCACGGAAACCGAGCTAATGCAGGAGAAGATCCAAGCCAAACTGGGACTGGAACCGGTAGACAAGGAGGTAATTGTTCTGTACGACCGGGAAAGGGAGGAGCAACCGGAAGAATTCTGGCAGGGCAAACGGATCGTCGAGATGGAGAAGAGCCGGCCGGTGTGGTTTAGTAAGAATCTGTTGCAGAGAACCACCCAACAATCGACCGATACGGTCGAAGTCAAGCCGGAAACGGAGAAGCTGGGTTAGTCAAGGTGAAGAATAAATTGTTCTAAACTGAATCATCGAGTTTTATttacaaggaaagaaaaattaaaagtttgtcCGGTTAGTCAGGGATCGTTCCTGCAGATGATGGAAATACGGCGATCTTTGTCAACTTTTCGTTCTTGAAATATGGAGTCATCCCCCGCCAATATTTCGTGAGTAAATTTGTATCGTGCGGCATGTCTAAAATAtgaatttggaattggatttcgaCGCGTTTGATTATCTTGACATGAACATACTTCATAATGTACAAAGACCGTCTGGCGAGGAATACATCGGACCAATGTTTATCACCGCGATGACTAGCAAAAATTTGTCGATATTCCGCATTGGTTTGTTCTTCGTCGTTTGTTCGGACAAGTCGCATCACCGAATCCGACAGAAGGCTGATTCCTGCAATAGTGCTTCCACAGTACTAAAATTACATAATTATAACGATTAGTCAGATCACAACGAAGTCTGTCGAACCTACCCGAACACTATCGACATGTGGCTTTATGACACCCTCTTTGGTCAGATCCAGGACATGAATATAAGGTAAAGTCTCGCCCTGAAACGCCAGATGCTTCACGCGATCGAATATCGCTCTATTCGCCGGGTACCAATGCTTCCGTTCCGTTTCCCGATAACCGTGAATGGCATCGTCCCAATGGTCGAACTCATACCGCATTCGCTTGAGGTAGGGCTCGATTTCCTGCAGCA
Above is a genomic segment from Armigeres subalbatus isolate Guangzhou_Male unplaced genomic scaffold, GZ_Asu_2 Contig1547, whole genome shotgun sequence containing:
- the LOC134202983 gene encoding large ribosomal subunit protein bL32m-like — translated: MNTGLWFRLRYAFERLEQILPSLLGFPGNRFPPTGALALVGIEESRPPVETGKTFSIKDLIGDGLLWAVPKHRRTIEKRLKRKYGTPEYKLKIFTPKTHLRICTSCGSDHEVGVLCPTCYKKVRTETELMQEKIQAKLGLEPVDKEVIVLYDREREEQPEEFWQGKRIVEMEKSRPVWFSKNLLQRTTQQSTDTVEVKPETEKLG
- the LOC134202982 gene encoding alpha-ketoglutarate-dependent dioxygenase alkB homolog 7, mitochondrial-like; amino-acid sequence: MKFALQKCLFAVNLVSSRWCDHGSRSIRKLCSAVKPTSSCNKLQLPPYLTLHGQWPQDDREQFLAGMTVFQDFITEAEEQALLQEIEPYLKRMRYEFDHWDDAIHGYRETERKHWYPANRAIFDRVKHLAFQGETLPYIHVLDLTKEGVIKPHVDSVRYCGSTIAGISLLSDSVMRLVRTNDEEQTNAEYRQIFASHRGDKHWSDVFLARRSLYIMKHAARYKFTHEILAGDDSIFQERKVDKDRRISIICRNDP